From Ascaphus truei isolate aAscTru1 chromosome 17, aAscTru1.hap1, whole genome shotgun sequence, the proteins below share one genomic window:
- the HESX1 gene encoding homeobox expressed in ES cells 1 — MTSMSLREASPRWSPNLQKGSNLVEHRAAPCSFSIERILGLDKKKEFVPTANKHHRPWMDHSNNRAKLDKHCLRLPGISYDIPIQIHAVRHPLEKETTVNYEKCCSGAERLAYKRELSWYRGRRPRTAFTRSQIEILENVFRVNSYPGIDVREELANKLALDEDRIQIWFQNRRAKLKRSHRESQFLMVKDSLTPQIQE; from the exons ATGACAAGTATGTCTCTGCGTGAGGCCAGTCCAAGGTGGTCCCCAAATCTCCAGAAAGGGTCCAATTTGGTGGAGCACCGAGCCGCACCGTGTTCATTTTCAATTGAACGTATTTTGGGATTAGACAAGAAAAAGGAGTTTGTACCAACCGCCAACAAGCATCACAGGCCGTGGATGGATCATAGCAACAACAGAG CGAAACTTGATAAGCACTGTTTGCGTCTCCCTGGGATCTCCTATGATATACCAATACAGATCCACGCTGTGCGACATCCACTGGAGAAGGAAACAACCGTGAACTATGAAAAGTGCTGCTCTGGAGCAGAACGACTGGCTTACAAAAGAGAACTGAGCTGGTATAGAGGCAGAAGACCCAGAACGGCTTTTACTAGGAGCCAA ATTGAAATACTGGAGAATGTTTTCCGGGTAAATTCCTACCCTGGCATTGACGTCAGAGAAGAGCTTGCCAACAAATTAGCATTGGATGAAGACAGAATTCAG aTTTGGTTTCAAAACCGCCGTGCAAAGCTTAAAAGATCCCATCGTGAATCTCAGTTCCTAATGGTCAAAGACTCGTTAACACCCCAGATACAAGAATAA